The Girardinichthys multiradiatus isolate DD_20200921_A chromosome 6, DD_fGirMul_XY1, whole genome shotgun sequence genome window below encodes:
- the LOC124870704 gene encoding tripartite motif-containing protein 65-like: MAHVRTPRDEDKFFCPICLDLLKDPVTIPCGHNYCMRCIQRCWDEKDQSKNYSCPQCRKNYKARPDLAKNIILAEAMEQLVRSRSDPDLGSSSECDDMDLGARTKRKSAEKIQKSICSYHKEVMKLFCRTHQRCICCLCSVEDHKGDDIVSAETERIGRQRELHLNLQKIQQKIKDRAEDIRMLQQEIGTFNACAEEAMRRSSETFAELIKLLEKRSSDVKQQIRKQQKTAVSQIKEYEGRLEKEISELRRRAVELQQLSYTDDHTHFLHSLSMLGKPNDSMDSLKLKKHPLCYFRDMTAAVTEAGEKLKHIVHEETTKTSVIQTELNVVVSPAEPKTRAEFLQHSHSVSLDPNTAHRKLLLSLGNKRVTRAKKDISSLHPDRFTKWFQALSTESFTGCSYWEVKWTGRVTVAVAYGCMSRTGRGSEFGNNRESWALDCYRDCFVFRHDGTETCLSGPQSSTVGVYLDHTAGSLSFFSISDSMALLRRVQTTFTQPLHAGLWVGVCDESAAEFC, from the coding sequence ATGGCTCATGTGCGAACTCCTAGGGATGAAGATAAATTTTTCTGTCCGATCTGTCTGGACCTGTTGAAGGATCCGGTGACGATTCCTTGTGGGCACAACTACTGCATGCGATGTATTCAACGCTGTTGGGATGAAAAGGATCAGAGTAAAAATTACAGCTGTCCTCAGTGCAGAAAGAATTATAAAGCCAGGCCTGATCTggcaaaaaacataattttagcaGAAGCAATGGAGCAACTTGTAAGGAGCCGATCCGATCCTGATCTCGGTTCCTCTTCTGAATGTGACGATATGGATTTAGGTGCAAGAACCAAGCGTAAATCCGCTGAAAAGATCCAGAAGAGCATCTGCTCCTATCACAAGGAAGTGATGAAGTTATTCTGCCGCACTCATCAGAGGTGTATCTGTTGTCTCTGCTCAGTAGAGGACCATAAAGGTGATGACATAGTTTCAGCTGAAACAGAGAGGATTGGGAGGCAGAGAGAGCTTCATTTGAACCTCCAGAAGATACAGCAGAAAATCAAAGACAGAGCAGAGGACATTAGGATGCTTCAGCAGGAGATAGGGACTTTTAATGCCTGTGCTGAGGAGGCAATGAGGAGAAGCAGTGAGACTTTTGCTGAGTTGATCAAGCTGTtggagaaaagaagctcagatgtgaagcagcagatcagGAAGCAGCAGAAAACTGCTGTGAGTCAGATCAAAGAGTACGAAGGAAGGTTAGAGAAGGAGATCTCTGAGCTCAGAAGGAGAGCTGTGGAGCTCCAGCAGCTGTCTTACACAGATGATCACACTCACTTCCTGCACAGTCTCTCCATGCTGGGAAAACCCAATGACTCCATGGATTCACTCAAACTGAAAAAACATCCTCTGTGTTACTTCAGGGATATGACAGCAGCAGTGACTGAGGCTGGAGAAAAGCTGAAACACATTGTTCATGAGGAAACCACAAAGACATCAGTGATACAGACAGAGCTGAATGTGGTGGTGTCACCAGCTGAGCCCAAGACCAGAGCTGAATTCCTACAACATTCACATTCGGTCAGCCTGGACCCAAACACGGCTCACAGAAAACTGCTTTTATCTCTAGGAAACAAGAGAGTCACACGTGCTAAAAAAGACATAAGCTCTCTTCACCCTGACAGATTCACAAAGTGGTTCCAGGCTCTGAGCACAGAGAGCTTTACTGGCTGCAGTTACTGGGAGGTGAAGTGGACTGGAAGAGTTACAGTAGCTGTAGCATACGGATGTATGAGCAGAACAGGAAGGGGGAGTGAATTTGGCAACAACAGGGAGTCCTGGGCCCTGGACTGCTACAGAGACTGTTTTGTATTCAGACACGATGGAACAGAAACATGTTTATCAGGTCCTCAGTCTTCCACAGTGGGGGTGTACCTGGATCACACAGCAGGGAGCCTGTCCTTTTTCAGCATCTCTGACAGCATGGCTCTCCTCCGCAGAGTCCAGACCACATTCACTCAGCCCTTACATGCTGGGCTTTGGGTCGGTGTTTGTGATGAATCTGCTGCTGAGTTCTGCTAA